The region TGACCGGCAGCAGCACGCGCTCACTGTAGGGCGGCAGCAGGGGCGCATGCGCGGGTGCGACTCAACCGGAGTGCCGTGATGCATTTATGGCGCTCCGTCAGCTCCCCTTGAACTGACGTGGGCATGTCGCCACTCTGTTACCTGGTGCCCATCCCGTGGAAACCCCACATCGTCACCATGGGCCCGCACCGCACGGCAACTTCCCCCCACATTCCGGGAGTTTCGATGAAAAAGGTCTACGCGCGTCGAGTTTCCCTCGCCGCGGGATCGGCCGCCGCGCTGGTCTGCACGCTGGTGCTCAGCGGCCAGTCCGCCCAGGCCGCACCGCCCAGCCCGCCGGACACGGCCACCGCACGGAAGTACCTCGCCGACATCAAGGAACAGGCCGAGGGCCCGCAGGACGGCTACAGCCGCGACAAGTTCCCGCACTGGATCGACCAGGACAAGAACTGCAACACCCGCGAGGTCGTGCTCAAGCGGGACGGCACGGACGTACAGCAGGACGGCAGCTGCGCGGCGGTGAGCGGCAAGTGGGTCTCCGCCTACGACGGCGCGACCTGGACCAAGGCCGCCGACCTGGACATCGACCACGTCGTACCGCTGTCGGAGGCCTGGAAGTCGGGCGCCGCACAGTGGACCACCGCGCGCCGCCAGGAGCTGGCCAACGACCTGACCCACTCCCAGCTGATCGCGGTCACCGACAACCTCAACCAGGAGAAGGGCGACAAGGACCCGGCGAAGTGGCTGCCGCCGAAGGCCTCGTACCACTGCGAGTACGCCCGGATGTGGGTGTCGGTGAAGCACGAGTACGGCATGA is a window of Streptomyces caniferus DNA encoding:
- a CDS encoding HNH endonuclease family protein translates to MKKVYARRVSLAAGSAAALVCTLVLSGQSAQAAPPSPPDTATARKYLADIKEQAEGPQDGYSRDKFPHWIDQDKNCNTREVVLKRDGTDVQQDGSCAAVSGKWVSAYDGATWTKAADLDIDHVVPLSEAWKSGAAQWTTARRQELANDLTHSQLIAVTDNLNQEKGDKDPAKWLPPKASYHCEYARMWVSVKHEYGMTADSAEKAALKKILDGC